Within Carassius gibelio isolate Cgi1373 ecotype wild population from Czech Republic chromosome A21, carGib1.2-hapl.c, whole genome shotgun sequence, the genomic segment acttatgcagATCAGAGACATGCTCGTCTTGTCTGTCAGATAACACAATATTAGCATAATAGTCACTCATGCTGtaaccaattttttttaataaaaatgaatatctcATATTCTAAATTCTGATTAGATGAGTCACGCCTGAATAGGCCCATAACAACACGTTCTTCTTTATCTTGACTCATTTTATATCTTCATATAACTCACTCTGACATGTAAATAATGTACAGCAGAATCTTACAGTATAAACAGACACATTCATATTTGTGTTGATGTGTGACTAGGGCTGGgaggtatttataaaaaaatatatatctcaaTATTGTCAAACTTTTTACGATATCTctatatgtttgcatttgcatttaaataaataaaataataatatctctAGACCAAGTgatcacttactgctttttattaacTGAACACATGTATATGTAACTGAAGTAGTGCAAAACTAGTACAGAGAGTGACTACTGCCATCTTTTTTAgtgcatgcaattcacaatttacaCTGTGCAACCGGGGGAATTTATTAAACTGAGATAAGCATTTTCTTTAGCTAAGAACACAGTAGTCTGTCTGTCTACTGTCTCTGGTTTAAGACCAGCTCTGTGGCATAAAACTATGTTCCCACTGTCACTAAAAACCCTCTCAGATGGGGAGCCATAATAATACCAAAGAGTTATACTCTCTCGGTCTATATTATGAAAACTGGTAAAAcgaatgaaaaatattataacaGTGAAATTCCTATCAGTAATTCCACATTGCCATAGTCTATGTTTCTCTATTCACACAGCAGCGATTGAGTTTTTTGAGCATTTATTCAGCGACCACAATCACAAATAATACACAGACCGGCTGAATCAAGCTTTCATTTAGATGCTAAACTCTTCAGATCATCTGAAGTGGCCCTTCTGCACTGAGGAGCGAGCGTTTGTCtgcgcatggttgccagattgattCAAATAAGCAAAGCACCATGAAGAATATGTATCTATGTAACAGTGAAGCTCTGATTCGGggatttaaactcttgttatctggcaaccgCTCTCGTGAAAGCTCTCGTAGTAGAGGAGTGTACAGCAGTCCACAATAACATGTTCTGTTTTTTGGATGTTCGGCACGTTCTTttaggaaagtatgcttgaattagaaatattcaatattcacgatattttctcattttaaattgtcATCAATATTATTGTGATATTATTGCTAATATTCAGTATATCATCCAGCCCTATGTGTGACATCCAGCAGATACAGTCACACTCATCAGATATATTACTGAGATTATTAGCACTTACtgaaggtcaaaggtcaccaCAGCAAAGACcacctctctcgctctctctcacacacacacacacacacacacacacagcagaaatCCCACATCCAATGTGCGTCTAGCCACTGTGAGTGTCTGTgattgtgtttgagagtgtgtgtctctcgctcacacacacacacacacacacacagaaagcacagtctgtcacacacacacactcagcgaGCATATCACTGGTGAACACAAATTTTCGACTGCACTGCATTTAACACCACAGTTTTACaagttcactttttttattaatctctGTCCATATAGACAATACTGACTTGAGCCTAAATAATTAACTAACAATCTAGTTTACATAAAGTTCTTTATTTTGAAGCACAATTCTTCATGAAaggtaacttactgaaaaagtgTTGGTGCTTAAAGCGCTACACTGAGctgaaatgtaaacttaaaacatctcaagataaattaaataaaaagaaaatcgaaATTAAGTAGCTATTTTAATGGCTTCAAGtctcatacactcacacacgCGCGAGCGCGCGCACAAATCACCAACACACAGATAATACATTTGACAgtaatcattaattaatttataggGAATAAATCATATCACTTCAATATGTAGGTGATTCAAACTCTCGTTTGTGTCAGTCATTTACACGTgacacttttatttttgtatttatttgtatgtccACTGAGTCCGCTGATGACGACACAAGCCGCCGATTTATCACATTTCGTCAAATCTAGAAATCAAGGTTGATTTTCCTAAATCGCAGTCGGACTGAAGTGAACTCAGCAGCAGAATGCAGCTCCGAGGACGCGTCCACTCCTGAGCCACAGTGTTTTAGATTAGTGTGTGGAACAGACACGATTAAACTATATATTGAACAATAGACCCATTATGTTCACGAGTTCATAAGACATCTTAAGAATTTAACATTAATTCGTATAATTACTCTTCCGGATATTATGAAGTGAAGTGCACAGCCCCGTGCAGTATTGCACGAGCGCGCACGCAAGCAGGCACGTCATCACGCAAGCGCAGTGATACTGATTTACAATAATACAGTGTTAacttataaatgtatacatacaaaCACTGATAGTAAACCCTTAGatatgtatgttttaaataaaataaataaatgttaaatagctAAATGAAACGGtttctttaaattaatttgattgtCATTTTTAATTGCTTTTCAGCTGCCGTAAAACAATTAGTGTTTTTAACTGTCATGTCATTCAACTTAAATAGCACTAGTCTGTTCTGTTTACGCAGTCTAACTGACTAACTGACCGAGATAATGTAGTTTGGACTCCGAAAGACTAGTTTATTACCATACAACACTTCTGTAAGAAATACCAGCACAAGTATGACTTCAGGTCGTGTCGTGTCTATATCTGggctgaagaagaagaaggtaAAGGTCTGCATCCCGCGACTCCACACGAACACATCTTCTGCGCCGCGGGATTAAATTCCCGAATAAAACGCGGTAGCGGTCGGTAACTCTGGTGTATATGAACAGGAGCTCCCGTTCCCGAAGTCTATATCCGACCACCGATGCAGCTGCCCTCGGCTCGGACACAACACGCTTCTAGTGGATGAGTGACGGCAGAAGAAAGATCTCTTCTCGAAGGACGTTCCACTcggttttgtttatattttgcttattttaaatgacagatgtcgtatttatttatttttctctgcgACACTTTTCCTACTGTGTTTACAGAAACATTTCAAAGTTTAGAAAATCTTAATAGACTATTTTTGTACCACCCAAATTCTTTTTGACAAGacgaataaaaataagaaattcaatttttgtacatttttattctcTCTGACATTTTTTCCCTGTGttgcataaaataataaacaaattttgTGTCTAAAgataattcatatgaatttaaGTCAAAGTCAGTAAATTCAACACTCTTGACAAGAATAAAATGACACAATTTTGTCAGACTACACTTTTATTTGTTAGGCAATctctattctattctttaaaatgaTAGATTCTGAAAACGAGATCTGAATTAAGCGGGACGGTCGGGTCAGGGGTTTATTCTGTACTAGATAGACTGAGGCTGAATCTGAaatcattcactattccctacagaACACTAGTACAGTTCACTTGAaggagtgaattcagacactcgATCTCTGTCATTTAAATGATCTATAAACcctaattaaacaatttaataatcaATTTACAATGAATGTATACCTGTTGTGTATCAGCTGCAGGCGAGACACAGCAATTCATTCGCCACACATgaaatcatatcatatatatatatataattcaaaagaATTTTAATTGAAATGCAATATCCTAAATGTCACACCACTAGCCTACAGTACATCTGTCTAAATCTTTACCATTGTGTCTCATAATGTTTATAGGTTCCTTCAGGAATCAGTCAGACTGTCAGACCCTACTGTTTTTTCCTTATGATGACCAGAGACGGTGGACAGTGTAAGTGGTTTCCCATGATGCCTGTGGGTGTGACACAGAGCGTGTGTTGTGTCAGGTGTCTCAGGTGTCTCAGGTGCGGCGTGACGTCGAAGCGAAGCCCGCAGTCGTCAGGGATGATGGACAGAGAGTCGTGGGGATGAATGGGGTTCAGGTGAATCAGAGAGTTGGTTTGAAGTTGAATTTCTCCTCCGTTCTGAATGGATTCATTGACTGACAGTAAAACAAAAACTTCATCCCATGTGCTGAATCTCTTATGAATAAACCAGCAGAAGTCCCCCGACTCGCCTGTAGAGAGTCAATAGAGATATTAACGTGTTAATGAATCACAGCAACACGTTTATTTTCTCTTGCTATACTTCATTTTTTTATCATATCATTTCATCTCTGTCttatgtttcattttattatatgtatgtcAAATTATATGTCTCTGCACTATGTCTGTACTTTTTCTTGGCACTGGAAGCTCCTGTCACCAAGACAAATAAAACCCTCTCTGGTTCTGATTCTATGCAAACATGAGCAAAATATTGGGAAGACtagtataatatatatgtgtgtaatatGATTGTTGTTTACTGAGGTTATGTTTACTGaactaaaatacaatataatttgcATATAGTTTCTTAACTGATATTTGCACTTTTCTGTACATAAAGCTTTCTGTCTTTTGGATTTTGggcattttttcttttcattcttaCTAGACAAAAGACACTGAAAAGAGTCTCATTCATTTTTGAAGACATTTAAGATGGAAACGGCTCTTACCGGGATGTGAGTCTTTGAAGCGGACAGTTAGTTTCTGCTGTCTGTCTGCGATCTGTCTGTAAGAGAGCGCTGTACAGCTCAACACACACTCAGACGGCATCTCAACATCCCTGGACATTTCAGTAAGAATCTCGTCCTTGTCCAAACACTCCCAGCTGTTCCCCTGAGCAAACAGACAGAACATGACAGAAACCAGCGTTCCCCAGCGCAGCCAGCAGGATCTCACACTCGCCATGTTGTTTCAGGACAGGACGAGTCGTCCGCTGCAGAGCGCTCCTGCTTTGTTTGCTTGACTTCTCTCTTTAGTGTTCGAGGTCAGATGGCCCACAGGTCTGTAGAGTCCATCTGAACTGAGGGACCGAAGCCAGACACAGAGGATCTGTCGTGGACCTGGACTCTTACTGAGTgcacacagccacacacacacacacacacacacactgtgaacacacacacagcaatgaacacacacacacacacacagccacacacacacaccaatgaacacacacacacagccacacacacacacactgtgaacacacacacagcaatgaactcacacacacacacacacacagccacacactcacatacacacacacacacacacacacacacagccacacactcacacacacacacacactcacatacacacgcgcgcacacacacacacacactgtgaacacacacacagcaatgaacacacacacacacacagccacactgtgaacacacacacagcaatgaactcacacacacacacacagccacacactcacatacacacacacacacacacacacactcacatacacacgcacacacagcaataaactcacacacacacagccacacacacacactcacatacacacacacacacacacacacacacacacacgcacactttcAAACACGGTGTGCCAATAAACTCCCAAAATAATCTGCTCATTTCAGGAATGTACTGCAAGTAACTTGTGACCGCGTTCATTCAAAGTGAGCAGACGTTCACATGGATTTTATATTGCTAAATCtttttttaggttttgttttGCTACACACAGAAACTGCCAGAAATAatcactcacatgcacacacacacacacacacacacaaacttaaagACAGAAATGAATGTTGAATACATCTTTTATAAAGTGAGGCACATCTTTATTCTTGAAAGCTTTCTATAATAAAACATTCTGCTGATACATTTGATATAAAGTGTAAATCTTGTTAAATACAAGTTGAAAGTGTTAGTTTGCCGTTCCTGGTTTGCATGAAATGGTTTTGGTATTTTCTCAAACAATGGAAATCATGTTACGAAACATGATTTAAGGGAAGGACATTTTGAATGTAACCTTTTATTAGTCCTCAGATTCACACGGGCAAAAGTTCTGGCAGAGCTGCTTGACAACATTTTTTTAGGGAACATTCGCTGGCCGCTGAAATCAAGCCAGACTACATTAAAGCCTGAAGTTAAAAACAGATTTGACcttgcatttatttgtaacagAAGGTCCTTTGTGCATTTCTATGAATGTTAAATAACAGGCTTAGATTGAGAACTTAATGTCTTCTGAGAACTTTATATGTTTctacattattttcaaaaacactCTTAAAGGCCACAAGAGTCTTAGACTCTGACCTCTCAACAGCAGCAAAAGTCAAAAGATGCTAAATATGTTTGCTAAGCCATAAACCTACAAATCCCAAGAGCTGTGCTTCTCTACTTCATTTCTGTTGCTCTGTGCCAATAATCACACAGATCAGCGTGACCAGTGGGTCAGGAAGGCTTTCTAAGACAGGGCCATGACCTCAGGATCCTGTGTTTCCTCTCCAGGGTCACAGCCGCACTCACGGGTCAGACTCACTGAGGACAGAACCAAACTGCTCCATTCATCCATGTAGAGAAACAGGACGATGTCGTGAGCGGTCGGCTTACAGCACTGTGGGAAGACAGTGAAGATTACATCTgagcccagagaaaacaccatcTGAAGCGTTTCTTTAGTCTGAAGCCAATAGTTGAGAGGAAACATGTTTGTGTAAAGcatttcttaaaagaaaacaaaacacctAAACATGATGTAGAGGACCTTTACCTGCGCCGACGCGGCTGGACTCTCAGAGCAGGATTGGCACTGGACGAAAGTGATGCTCTCTGGATAAACCACCCAGCGCTCCCAGCCCAGATCTGAAGCATTTACACAACACATACATGATGAGCCCAGGTCATATCTCACCCCAAAACCAAAAGCTAATTAAAGGACTGATATCATGTCTACAGAAAACAGCCTTGCTTTCATTAATGATGTGTGAAGTATTTATTGTCGTTTTAAAGCCTTtattttatgctgattttaaCTACAAAAGCAAGCAGAGAAAATGTAAGAGTCATAGTACGATGTGTCATGTATGATGCGTGTGGAGGTCGTGGCCTAGTGACGGAgctgtccttgagcaagacaccgcaccccaaactgctccccgacCCCCCATGAtaaatgagtgtgtgtatgtgtgtgtgtgtgtgtttgtgtgtgtgtgagttcattgctgtgtgtgtgttcacagtgtgtgtgtgcgtgagttcactgctgtgtgtgtgttcacagtgtgtgtgtgagtgtgtgtgtgtgtgtgtgttcactgcggtgtgtgttcacagtgtgtttgtgtgtgtgtgtgtttactgcggtgtgtgtgtgtgttcacagtttgtgtgtgtgtgtttgtgtgtggctgtgtgttcactgcggtgtgtgtgtgtgtgtgtgtgtgtgtgtgtggctgtgtgttcactgcggtgtgtgtgtgtggctgtgtgttcactgcggtgtgtgtgtgtgtgtgtgcactctggatgggttaaatgcagagcaccaattctgagaatggtcaccatacttggctgaatgtcacgtcacatcTGAACGCTCACCTTTAATGAAAACCTGTGAGGAATGTTTGGAGCACGTTGAGATTCTGGAGTCCTCAGTGAACGTTGAGTTACCTCCTAAATAGACAAGAGATCAAGTTTACCAGAAACCAGACTAATCTGGTCTGTACATGAGCCAGATCTCTGGGGTTCAGGGTACCTGGTGAGGATGGCGTGGTGCTTTTGTAAGTGGCTTTCCACTGCTCACGCAGACGATTCATCTTCGACATGGACACACGAGGTTCCTGCTGGAGTTTTAAAGATTCCAGAAGGATTTTCCTGATTTCCAGTTCTCTGCATCTGCAGCAAAACACACATATCTGCAATGCATTGCAAACCCATAGTCATCACACCTTTGCAGACCTTGTGTTTGTGCGCCTGTCAAACTGCAGCCGAAGGTTTCTGGAGTGTAGCGGTGAACTGCAAGAGCTTCGGGGAGTTTGTGAAAGCTCAGCGTTTGACCCTGTTAGAGAACACCGCAGAAGAAGGCAGATGCCCTCACTTATATCTCCAGAACATTATGTGGGTCTCTCcagtctgtactgtacataaagcACTGTAGTAGAGACCAGAGCAAGAAAAGCTTTCTGAAAATATCCAGTAATTCTCTTTTGGTCAGACGAGCACGATGAGGTCAGTTTGACAGTCGGGAGGGTTTGAGTCTCAAATGGAAGAACAGTGTGATGTGATTGTAATAAAGCTGATTCACCTATTGCCCTGAGCATTCAAATATCAGCCTAAACCTCTTCCAAAACTAAGACTAAATCAATCTGAATCATAGACTGATCACAGTGAGTGAGCTGTAACGAAGGTTTCTACCTGTACAAACACATGAAACTCCCCCCAAAACCTCCTAATGAACAAGAGTGGAGGTGAGAATGATGCAATTACGCGATATCCAATACATTCATTGTGACATTGTTTATCTTTAAAAGGTCAGTTTTTACCTGTTGGCTTTCACAGCAGATGCCTCAGGTGTAGGATGGAGAACAAACATCTTCCCAAGAGGACACCCGAACAGCACGACTACGACACACAACACCAGAGGCATGACTGCAGACTACAGGTTAGCGCTGGACTCTCGCTCTCACTGCAGAGGAATGGCTGAATGTTATTTGTAGCGGCTTGGGAAAGCAGGGATTTATCTACACTGGCCAAGCTTGGCCTTGGAATACTTTACACTGTTCTCATGTCGAGCAAATGGATGGTGTTTAAAAGTAGGTGGAGAATAAAGGTGGAACTGAGAAAAACACTATAATACAGTTACATACTAGCAAAGACGATAAGCTCGAACCTGCAGGAGGACagacagaaaatatgaaaaacatcagAAAGGAACAGTAATGCAGCACAAATAAAGAAGCCATTTATGAAACAGACCTGCATCTGTGGTATGTGAATGTGCCTTATTCTCAGGAACATGACCGAAATTATCAACCCACGGATGGGTTGAATATGAAGAATGGTTTTCTTACGCTATGGAAAAACCTACAGGTaacacgattaaaaaaaaaaatcccccaattgtaaaattatattttctgtcaGCAAGGTGAGGCTTTTTCTGAAATATCTTGATTTTAGACTTCTCAATGTTTATTGGtaagaccatagactgtataagaaCATGGACATGTCTGTGACGTCACCTGTAGACTCCTGATgagcgtttttgaagctcaaagtgggcagagcaggccgtcgccatcttggcagcacatCACAATGCATCACTCCCAGATAtccgaaaatgggcaaaaaggcgggagctggttgctgaaaccacgcccacttaGCTCGACAGTGGTGACAGCAACAGCAATCCACCTCTCAACAGGCCACGCCTTTAATTAACGCTATTATACTTTTCCAAAATGGAGGGGCTTTGGTACAGTCCCTTTACACGAGCGACAGCAGAAGAAGGTCATCGATCTCTCTGCCCTCTAGGGTCAGATCAGGACGAGAGGGTGTATCAAGTGCTGATGCCAATtcattaatatacataataattaataataataataataataataattccttacatttatacagcgcttttctaggcactcaaagcgctttacatagtcagggggtatctcctcatccaccaccagtgtgcagcatccacctgatgatgcgacggcagccatattgcgccagaacgcccaccacacacacacacacacacacacacaccagcttactggtggagaggagacggagtgatgaagccaatcagtagatatggggattgttaggaggccatgatggtcagaggccaatgggtgaatctgtccaggatgccgaggtcacacctctactcttttcgaaagacatcctgggatttttaatgaccacagagagtcaggacctcggtttaacgtctcatccgaaggacggtgctcgttgacagtatagtgtccccatcactacactggggcgctaggacccacacagaccacagggtgagcgccccctgctggcctcactagcacctcttccagcagatacctagttttctcaggaggtctcccatccagctACTGAccagctcagccctgcttagcttcagtgggacaccggtcttgggctccagggtgatatggctggcGGCATATTAAACAGAGTCATGCTGaagctgtctgtctctctctctctttctctctctctgtctatctatctctctctttctctctctctctctgtctgtctgtctctatctctgtCTGACCATATACACTCAACACTCTGTCTTTGCATGAATGTTTCCTCACTGTCTTTGAGTTTATATAGAAGTAATGATGTGAAGGTTTAAATTTTCCATAATTTCTCATGAGAAATATAAAGCTGAGCATTGTTGTAGCATATGTGGTTTCTCTTCTGACCTCAGATTAACCGAATCAAAGAGCGCTGGTGTGTTTGTCCTTGAGGCCATCGAGCTGCAACTCCCTTGTGTCAGGAGGAATTCCAACACCTGCATGAGAACGGGAATCTAAAGAAAGAAACAACAGTTTATCTGCCATTTGAGGACAACTTATAATTTTGTTTCATTCACTCCTGAACGGTCAAGAAATGGTGTTTTCTGACATAACCCTATCCATATTCACATATAGGTAAAAACCAATACACTTTTGACTCAATTCTGAatattcaagttcaagttcaagtttgaACCTGACCTTTATTGTCATTctgctacatgtgtggacatGCCGTGGAACGAAATGTCATATCTCACGGACCacagtgctacataaatacagacatacaacactcaagtaaaacagtataaacctatatACAACTagcctactgacagattttgactttgaatatactatatataaatgtttacctatacacAGACTGAAAAGGAAAAATGTATAGACCAGTGACGgactgggacagtaaatcaggCCGGGAATTTGACTCCACCCCAGGCCACCTCTGTTGCTGCAGTCACCACCAACCAATTCATGTGTCCACCAGACTGCTAAACTCTTTGactctttcagttgtttgaattgggttatacttcaaaaataaatcaaaatccttagactgtggacggcaaaataatcaaatggaGTATCAAGAAGTATCAAGGCATTCACTGTCTCTTTCCTTGAATCcccctctttctctcactctgcacattgagtttctctgcaatatgatataagcactttcaataatctatattaattatgcagccatcaATTGTATGTCCCCACTCCCCATGATCACAGTCCTACTACTGATGACCTTATAAATCAGAAATTCAGatcgtgattcatttgagtcagttcgggagttcggagcgggttcgcgaatcatttgagtcagtttgggagttcaaagcgggttcacgaatcctttgagtcagtttgggtatcgcgaatcatttgaatcagttcgggagttcaaaaagtgttcgcgaatcatttgagacagtttggggatcgcgaatcatttgaatcagttcgggagttcggagcgggttcgcgaatcatttgagtcaggttgGGGTTCGCGAATTATAGCTGTATATgcataggcatttttaactaattttgtagctagttctaattacgttttccaagtgtgtttaggtgtgatatttgaacttgtattttttgttttactgatGTTCCTTTTAACAGtattaagtatattcaaaaactaaacaaatcgtgcctaaaaagtgcacgcataggcttatgtaaagttacatgatgaagtcatactagtgagcgtgtgcattttgagtgcgttctttcactgcattattcggtgtattcaaatacatttatgaatgcatgtgattgtgaatgatcacaaaattcaagatagtgaaagtgaagtgacattcagccaagtatggtgacccatactcagaatttgtgctctgcatttaacccatccgaaatgcacacacacagagcagtgaacacacacacacacacactgtgagcacacacccggagcagtgttcatcatttatgctgcggcgtccggggagcagttgggggttcgatgccttgctcaaggacacctcagtcgtggtattgaaggtggagagagaactgttcatgcactcccccccacccacaattcctgccggcccgagattagaacccacaacccttcgattgggagtccaaccctctaaccattaggccacgacttccctaactATACTCCCCCacgatatgggggttagaaaatgtatatatttatatcattttatgtagttaatcaatatcccACGAAGAgagccatttcagtttttctcccaAAATCGGTATggttaaaatgtgatattaagttactacaaacaataatttaattacaaatacaaaatgttgcagaataatgtaatatatgaatagcctaaagaaccaaaagggttcttttttgtcattatagaacctttttagaataaaaggttctttggagttgagtaaaaaaccctatggttctatatataaccccaatgaacccttttttctaagagtgtggtGAACCAAGCGGTTCGGATTTTTCAGTGAACCGTCCCATCCCTAGTAAATATAAATGACCAGCTCCCTGGCGAACATGGATGGGATTTTGCAGCAATTTGCTGCGTCTGTTGCCAGGGCTTTTCTCCTTTTTTATTCGTTCCGTCTCTTCTCCTCCTTTGCATTTACGGCTCCATTTTTTGCGCGATTTTCTAAGATAAAGCATGCCTCTGGATATAGCCAA encodes:
- the LOC127942043 gene encoding bone morphogenetic protein 6 is translated as MPLVLCVVVVLFGCPLGKMFVLHPTPEASAVKANRCRELEIRKILLESLKLQQEPRVSMSKMNRLREQWKATYKSTTPSSPGGNSTFTEDSRISTCSKHSSQVFIKDLGWERWVVYPESITFVQCQSCSESPAASAQCCKPTAHDIVLFLYMDEWSSLVLSSVSLTRECGCDPGEETQDPEVMALS